In the Caldanaerovirga acetigignens genome, TCGATGGATTCGACGTAGATCTTATTTTCCTTGCCGGCAGACTCGGCAGCAGCATTTTCGGGATGAAGTTCCTTATCTTTATGGCGCCGTTCTAGCGGCGGTAGCCTATTACTTTTATCTGGAATACCATAAAGAGGTGGTTCGAGCGGATCCAGAAGTGGATAAAATATTTTTCGGAACGGGAATGCTTTCAACGCATTTCTTATTTTTTATATGAGCTTCCTGAGCTTAATCCTAGCTGGGTTATTAAAAAATTTTGTCTTGAGGGAACCTTTTGGCAATCTAAAACGAATATATTAGAGAGAGGGAAATTCAAGTTCAGGAAGGGAGACCGGTTTTTATGGTAAATGTACTTATTCTGGCAGACGAAGATCATATCAGGGAATCTTTAAAGGAACTGGTATCTACGAATCCCCTCGTGAGTAAAATTTTTGATGTTAGTTCTACCAGTGAGGCGGTGAACATCGCAGAGAAGCGGTCTTTTGATATTGCGTTAATCTATATAGAGCTTGAAGCTGAAGAAGGGTTAGACGGCATATATATAGCAAAGATAATGCAGAAGCTCAATCCCAAAACCTATATTGTATTTTTATTGGGCTATCCCCAATATACTATTGACTCCTTTCAGGTAACCCCTGATGATTTTATACTCAAGCCTTTTATAAGAGAGAGGATAAAGGAGATAATATCTACTTTGGCGACAAAAGTAGTGATGAAAGGAGAAAATTTGCTTAAAAGTTCTTATAGAATAAGGCTCAAAATGGGTAATGAAATACTATTTTTAAAGCCGAATGATGTAATATTCATTGAAAGGCAAGGAAAAACCACCTTGATTCATACTAAGGAGAGCATTTATAAAATAGACAAATTGCTTATTGAGCTGGAGAAAGTGCTACCAGCAAATTTTGTGAGGGTTCATAGGTCCTTTATAATAAATATAGATAAAATAAAGCGAGTTAAGGAAGTAAGCAGAAGATCTTACGAAATAGATTTTTATGGTTACACTAAAACCGCCCAGATGAGTAGATATAAGTTTGAAGAGTACAAAGATATTTTCAGTAATTTCCAAGAGTGACATATTCTTCATATACAGAATATACATACTTTTGATACAGGACACTGATTTCGATTGAGAGATAAATGTATTCGGAATAAATAACTCTACTTCGGTTATTCATTCCGAATTTTGGACTATTCAACCCCATGAATGGGTTATTTAGGAAAAATGGAAGGAAATAACACAATTATAGAGAATATTGATAATATAATAAAAGATAACAGAGGTGATGATTATGAAGATATAGAAAACAAAAAAAGTAATCAAGATGAAGTATATCAAAATTTAAATTAAGACGTGCTATGAAAAGTCAATAGGTTATAGCAAAAATTTTTGACAATCACATGGAAATTCTGTTCATGCATTGTTGCCGGGTGGAGACCATTGATAATCCGGGTCATAAGGCCGGTTATCCTTCCAAAGAGAATAAATCAAGTGAACAAGTTTTCTTGCTACGGCTCCTGTAGCAACATTTAAATGCTTTCCCTGGCTGCGTTTTAGCTCATAATAAGCTTTCAACTCTGGGTTAAACCGACGGGCTGAAACCGCAGCTAACCACAAGCTGTTTCTTAAAACAGGGGAACCACGTTTGGACATGCGGTTACGAGTACCCTCAAACAATCCAGAAGCCCTTACAGTAGCATCTAAACCAGCATAGGCTACAAGAGCCCGGGGGTTAGGGAAACGGGAAATATCACCTATCTCACCGATAATTGCAGCAGCAAGGACAGGGCCAATGCCCGGAATAGTTTCAATTACGTGGCGATAAGGTGTCTCTTTACTGGGACGAAGCTCCTCCATAACTTCGTTAATAGCGTCCTCGATAACCTTTATCTGTTCTTCAATAAATTCAATTTGCTCAATCAGCAAACGAAGCTGAAGGGAGAAAGCGTC is a window encoding:
- a CDS encoding LytR/AlgR family response regulator transcription factor — its product is MVNVLILADEDHIRESLKELVSTNPLVSKIFDVSSTSEAVNIAEKRSFDIALIYIELEAEEGLDGIYIAKIMQKLNPKTYIVFLLGYPQYTIDSFQVTPDDFILKPFIRERIKEIISTLATKVVMKGENLLKSSYRIRLKMGNEILFLKPNDVIFIERQGKTTLIHTKESIYKIDKLLIELEKVLPANFVRVHRSFIINIDKIKRVKEVSRRSYEIDFYGYTKTAQMSRYKFEEYKDIFSNFQE
- a CDS encoding IS110 family transposase, with the protein product LRFEFIRQVGSLKNRVLGILDRIFPEYPGCFSDVFIRTSKELLKSYPAPEELAEVDLSELSAFLKEHSRGSFGEERAKKIQSLAKGTFGITIALDAFSLQLRLLIEQIEFIEEQIKVIEDAINEVMEELRPSKETPYRHVIETIPGIGPVLAAAIIGEIGDISRFPNPRALVAYAGLDATVRASGLFEGTRNRMSKRGSPVLRNSLWLAAVSARRFNPELKAYYELKRSQGKHLNVATGAVARKLVHLIYSLWKDNRPYDPDYQWSPPGNNA